CACGGCCATTGTGGACGGCTGCAACGTGTCCACGACCTGTTGCAGGGAAGAACGAACATTGTCTTTGCCGGTGGCTGCAGAATCCTGCGGGTTTTCCGGAAAAACATCGAACATGTATTTACCTAGAACTTTATCGCGCTCTAAAAAAGTCGACTGAGCATAGGCATCGCTCATCGCGACCATGTGAAAATCAGGCGACAGGATCAGATAGAGACCGGGGATTCCCTCAAAGAGTGCTCGAAAATCGGGTTCATTTTTCTTTTTCATCGGAACACCCCACATAGACTCGCGAAGAACAAAAAACTGTTTGCTACTTCAAGTCTAATGCGAGGACAATGAGGGATAATTAAATTATCAGGTAATGTGTAATCTTACATTAAAGCGGAACAGTCCACCCTGTATAACGCTGAACCTCCTCAGAGATATCAGCACCTAATTCAACGTGGCGATAGCTGGAGGGAGAGTCCCACACTTTTTTGACCAGCTTGTTCATGATATCGTGACCCGCTTTATAAAGAACAACGTGTCCCATTAAAGGCATTTCTAAAGTAACCAGATCACCCAAAGCATCCAAAGCTTTATGGCGCACGAATTCATCATCCCAACGCAGGCCTTCGGGGTTGATGATTTCTAATTGATCCAAGACGATGCAGTTATCCAGGCTTCCACCCTTTGCCAGGCCCCGGGCTTTTAAGGCTTCCACATCTTTCATAAAGCCAAACGTGCGGGCGTGCGCGACATCGCGTCCGAAGGATTGTTCGTTGATATCAATATCAATCGTCTGTTTGCCGATTTTAGGATGAGGAAAATCAATGGTCACAGTCAATCGCAGACCATGATAAGGAACCACGTAGGCGTGTTTTTCGCCTTCGCTGAAATAAATGGGCTCTGTGATATAACAATATTTGCGCGGCTGATCCTGCTCGACAATTCCTACCGCCAAAAGCGCCTGAAGAAAATCACGAGCGCTGCCATCGCCGATGGGAATTTCCGGTCCGTCCAATTCAATAAATAAATTATCAATGCGCAAAGCTGAAAGTGCCGAAAGGCAGTGTTCAATTGTGGCGACAGAAAAAGCCGGGCCACCAATCGTGGTTTGATGCGACGTCGCTTGGACATTGCGAGCTGTCACTTTCAAAGACGGACTGCCGGGCAGATCCGTACGAATAAAGTAAACGCCCGTATCCGGTGGTGCCGGTCTGAAAGTCAATGTGCAAGGATCCCCTGAATGAATCCCGATTCCCTGTACCACCGTTTTTTTACGAATCGTTTTTTGTAAGAACATACTAGTTAGACATTACTCTAACTAGCTGTTCTTCGCAATGCGGATTTGGCCGACAATATCGCCCTTCCAATTGGTGACTGGAGCCAGTGTGTATTTTGCTAAGGCTTTGAATTCCGCCTCGTTCAACCCGCCAAGCTGCAACAACAGAGAAGCCGTGGCCGCCTGAGCGGCGCGAGCCGCGCCGTCTAAAGCCTTTACCGCAAAAGCGAGACGCTTTTCAGGAAGGACACCGCAAAAAACTCCTTCAGCACCACTCTTCACAATCGCACGCCCTTGTGACTTTTCAATCACAGCTGTGGCGAAATTGTCACTGCCAGAAAGATAGAAAGGAAAATTCTTAACCGCTCGCAAAATGCGCTCTGCCGCGGCTTTGCGGGCCGGTGTTTCTTTGGGGTTGATCAAAGCCGACATTCCCACCGCGATAGACTGCAAGGGCACAGCGTAGGTTGGAATACCACACCCATCCACGCCGTGCGGGACTTTGGCGTGATCGATCTTCATAGTCTCAGTTAAAACTTTGCGCAGACGTTTTTGCGCGTTGTGCTCGTAGTTTTCATAACCTGTGGGATCTTCCCCCAGATGCAGGCAGGTTGTGATGATCC
The genomic region above belongs to Bdellovibrio sp. ArHS and contains:
- the lpxC gene encoding UDP-3-O-acyl-N-acetylglucosamine deacetylase gives rise to the protein MFLQKTIRKKTVVQGIGIHSGDPCTLTFRPAPPDTGVYFIRTDLPGSPSLKVTARNVQATSHQTTIGGPAFSVATIEHCLSALSALRIDNLFIELDGPEIPIGDGSARDFLQALLAVGIVEQDQPRKYCYITEPIYFSEGEKHAYVVPYHGLRLTVTIDFPHPKIGKQTIDIDINEQSFGRDVAHARTFGFMKDVEALKARGLAKGGSLDNCIVLDQLEIINPEGLRWDDEFVRHKALDALGDLVTLEMPLMGHVVLYKAGHDIMNKLVKKVWDSPSSYRHVELGADISEEVQRYTGWTVPL
- a CDS encoding asparaginase, with product MALRQPLVVEVLRGPVVESLHQVMIVVTNEIGSVTNYWGNPQFLTMPRSAIKMLQALPLIESGAADKYELEDKHIALACASHRGEKDHLAALSQWMEKVQIKEGAYICAPHMPYDEASANELTRRGQKPTVLCNNCAGKHSGIITTCLHLGEDPTGYENYEHNAQKRLRKVLTETMKIDHAKVPHGVDGCGIPTYAVPLQSIAVGMSALINPKETPARKAAAERILRAVKNFPFYLSGSDNFATAVIEKSQGRAIVKSGAEGVFCGVLPEKRLAFAVKALDGAARAAQAATASLLLQLGGLNEAEFKALAKYTLAPVTNWKGDIVGQIRIAKNS